From the Paramormyrops kingsleyae isolate MSU_618 chromosome 7, PKINGS_0.4, whole genome shotgun sequence genome, one window contains:
- the ambp gene encoding protein AMBP: MFSTVLLPLLLLAAGTPAFGGPLPSEPVLQPQENFDLNRFMGKWHDIAIASNCPWMQKHKDHLSAGTIEINQGDTSNTLNLTRTAIRRGECKQKFMSYELTETSGRLLYHSAKWKADVDAYVVRTNYHEYAIVVMIKQKQGGNKTTTLKLYGRSPDLRPSLVEEFTQLAKEQGLNDDAIIILKKTQECVPGKPAQLPEIQRMKRNVVLPSPEEGSGGADTPMFINADSCMSPPDGGPCFAMFTRYFYNSTLMACQEFIFGGCLGNQNNFLTEKACLQTCRTEAACRLPITPGKCNGQEELWAFDSVSGKCVSFKYGGCKGNGNKFYSQRECEEYCGVMKDGDEELMKVN, encoded by the exons ATGTTCAGCACAGTGCTGCTGCCACTTCTGCTCCTGGCTGCCGGCACCCCAGCCTTTGGGGGGCCCCTGCCTTCGGAACCTGTGCTCCAACCACAGGAAAACTTTGACCTAAACCGG TTTATGGGGAAGTGGCATGACATCGCCATAGCCTCCAATTGCCCCTGGATGCAAAAGCACAAAGACCACCTATCAGCAGGAACCATAGAAATAAATCAGGGGGACACCAGCAACACCCTCAACCTGACGAGAACTGCCATCAG ACGTGGGGAGTGCAAACAAAAATTTATGTCTTACGAGCTAACGGAGACTTCTGGGAGGCTGTTGTATCACAGTGCAA AATGGAAGGCTGACGTGGATGCGTATGTGGTCCGCACTAATTACCATGAATATGCCATCGTGGTCATGATAAAGCAGAAGCAGGGTGGCAACAAGACCACCACACTGAAGCTCTACG GTCGCAGCCCGGACCTGCGTCCTAGCCTTGTGGAAGAGTTTACCCAGCTGGCCAAAGAGCAAGGACTGAACGACGATGCCATCATCATTCTGAAGAAGACAC AGGAATGTGTTCCTGGAAAGCCAGCCCAGTTGCCAGAAATTCAG AGAATGAAAAGAAACGTTGTCCTGCCTTCACCTGAGGAAGGTTCTGGAGGCGCAGACACACCCATGTTTATAAACGCAG ACTCCTGCATGAGCCCACCAGACGGAGGCCCGTGTTTCGCCATGTTTACGCGCTATTTCTACAACTCCACTCTCATGGCCTGCCAGGAGTTCATCtttggcggttgcctaggcaaccagAATAACTTCTTGACTGAAAAGGCTTGCCTTCAGACATGCCGCACTGAAG CGGCCTGCAGGCTGCCTATTACCCCTGGGAAGTGCAATGGCCAGGAAGAGCTCTGGGCCTTCGATTCCGTAAGCGGAAAGTGTGTCTCCTTCAAATATGGCGGCTGTAAGGGAAATGGCAACAAGTTCTACAGCCAGAGGGAGTGTGAGGAGTACTGTGGCGTGATGAAGGACG GAGATGAGGAACTGATGAAGGTCAACTGA
- the slc27a4 gene encoding long-chain fatty acid transport protein 4 has product MLRLACCTGLLFLLRLIMDLPWWQVVTSVIIFYLSSGGWRFVDIVVKTLGRDLRAALLLLRVKLNVRRHLRQRNTIPKIFAETLRRHPDKTALIYEATGEAWTFRQLDIYSNRVANFLLQRGFKEGDVVALFMENRPQYVGLWLGMAKIGVEAALINFNLRMDALLHCVTISNAKAVVFGSELMEAVCEVHASLGRSLKVFCSGEWNQKLVPEGTESLELLLEDMPTQLPSPPQRNFTDRLFYIYTSGTTGMPKAAIVVHSRYYRMAALVYYGFKMTSDDVLYDCLPLYHSAGNIVGVGQCLIHGMTVVIKRKFSASRFWDDCIKYKCTIVQYIGEICRYLLNQPVRDAERQHCVRMALGNGLRLSIWMEFMTRFSVPQIAEFYGATECNCSLGNFNNKVGACGFNSRILPGVYPIRLVKVDEDTMELVRGPDGVCIPCNPGEPGQLVGRIIQNDPLRRFDGYVNQTATNKKIAHDVFKKGDSAYLSGDVLVMDKYGHMFFKDRTGDTFRWKGENVSTTEVEGTLSRLLDMKDVVVYGVEIPRSEGKAGMAAIADPSHETDLEKFAQELERVLPAYARPVFLRFLREVDKTGTYKFQKSDMRRDGYNPQVMSDKLYFLDVTRGRYVELTTEVYRNIISGQQKV; this is encoded by the exons ATGTTGCGACTGGCCTGCTGTACCGGCTTACTCTTCTTGTTGAGACTAATCATGGACCTGCCGTGGTGGCAGGTCGTCACCAGTGTCATCATTTTCTACCTGAGCTCCGGTGGCTGGCGATTTGTTGACATCGTGGTGAAGACCCTGGGCAGAGACCTCCG CGCGGCTCTCCTACTGCTGAGGGTGAAGCTCAATGTCAGGAGGCATCTGCGCCAGCGCAACACCATCCCCAAGATCTTCGCGGAGACCCTGCGGCGGCACCCGGACAAGACGGCGTTGATATACGAGGCCACTGGCGAGGCGTGGACCTTCCGGCAGCTCGACATCTACTCCAACCGCGTGGCCAACTTCCTGCTGCAGAGGGGCTTCAAGGAGGGTGACGTGGTGGCCCTCTTCATGGAGAACCGGCCGCAGTACGTGGGCCTCTGGCTGGGGATGGCCAAGATCGGCGTGGAGGCGGCACTCATAAACTTCAACCTGCGCATGGATGCCCTACTGCACTGCGTCACCATCTCGAACGCCAAGGCCGTCGTCTTTGGCAGCGAGCTGATGGAGG CTGTCTGTGAAGTTCATGCCTCTCTGGGGAGGTCACTGAAGGTGTTTTGCTCCGGGGAGTGGAATCAGAAGCTGGTTCCCGAAGGAACCGAAAGTctggagctgctgctggagGACATGCCCACACAACTCCCCAGCCCACCACAGCGCAACTTTACAG ATCGGCTCTTCTACATCTATACGTCTGGGACCACTGGGATGCCCAAAGCTGCGATCGTCGTTCACAGCAG GTACTATCGCATGGCTGCACTGGTCTACTATGGTTTCAAGATGACTTCAGATGATGTGTTATATGACTGCCTGCCGCTCTACCACTCTGCAG GGAACATCGTAGGGGTTGGGCAGTGCCTCATCCACGGCATGACTGTAGTTATCAAACGCAAGTTTTCTGCCTCGCGGTTTTGGGATGACTGCATCAAGTACAAATGCACT ATTGTCCAGTACATCGGGGAGATCTGCCGGTACCTGCTGAACCAGCCGGTCCGGGACGCGGAGAGGCAGCACTGTGTACGCATGGCCCTGGGCAACGGCCTGCGCCTCTCCATCTGGATGGAGTTCATGACCCGCTTCAGCGTGCCTCAGATCGCAGAGTTCTACGGCGCCACGGAGTGCAACTGCAGCTTGGGCAACTTCAATAACAAG GTAGGTGCCTGTGGGTTCAACAGCCGCATTCTCCCGGGCGTCTACCCCATCCGGCTCGTAAAGGTGGATGAAGACACCATGGAGCTGGTCCGCGGGCCTGATGGTGTCTGCATCCCTTGTAACCCCG GTGAGCCAGGACAACTAGTGGGACGAATTATTCAGAATGACCCGCTGCGCCGGTTTGATGGTTATGTGAACCAGACAGCCACCAATAAGAAGATTGCCCACGACGTCTTCAAGAAGGGAGATAGTGCATATCTCTCAG GCGACGTGCTGGTGATGGACAAGTATGGCCACATGTTCTTTAAGGATCGCACCGGCGACACCTTCCGCTGGAAAGGGGAGAACGTGTCGACCACAGAGGTGGAGGGGACGCTTAGCCGCCTCTTGGACATGAAGGACGTAGTTGTGTACGGCGTGGAGATTCCAA GGTCTGAGGGAAAGGCCGGAATGGCTGCGATAGCTGACCCCAGCCATGAAACGGATCTGGAGAAGTTTGCCCAGGAGCTTGAGAGAGTGCTGCCGGCGTACGCCCGGCCCGTGTTCCTGCGCTTCCTGCGGGAGGTAGACAAGACGG GCACCTACAAGTTCCAGAAATCCGACATGCGACGAGACGGCTACAATCCTCAAGTCATGTCCGACAAACTCTACTTCCTGGATGTTACCCGGGGGCGATATGTGGAGTTGACCACGGAGGTCTACCGTAACATCATTTCGGGGCAACAGAAAGTGTGA
- the ptgdsa gene encoding neutrophil gelatinase-associated lipocalin, whose amino-acid sequence MRTTALIASLTLLAFGVLADVQPQKDFDLRKFGGKWYRVGLAYDSLAFARYRSRFRISMGTLTPLSNGDAELTMYEMGLTGCQPISYVYEKAAVPGVFKYFSTRHHRVKDIMVVETNYNEYALVLKNKKIDKELTQVALYGRSQKLRPELVEKFREFSLSLGFSRESILTPSATDDCGPA is encoded by the exons ATGAGGACAACGGCACTGATTGCGTCCCTGACGCTCTTGGCATTCGGTGTCCTTGCCGATGTCCAGCCTCAGAAAGATTTCGACCTGCGGAAG TTTGGAGGAAAGTGGTACCGGGTCGGACTGGCCTACGATTCCCTGGCATTTGCGCGCTACCGAAGCAGGTTCCGCATCTCCATGGGCACCCTGACGCCACTATCGAATGGAGACGCCGAGCTCACCATGTATGAGATGGG GTTGACAGGTTGCCAGCCCATCTCCTATGTGTATGAGAAGGCAGCTGTGCCTGGTGTGTTCAAGTACTTCAGCACAC GTCACCACAGAGTCAAGGACATCATGGTGGTGGAAACCAATTACAATGAATATGCCCTGGTTCTGAAAAACAAGAAGATAGATAAGGAATTGACACAGGTTGCTCTATATG GTCGCTCACAAAAGTTAAGGCCAGAGTTGGTGGAGAAGTTCAGGGAATTTTCTTTGTCTCTTGGATTTTCTAGGGAGTCTATTTTGACACCATCCGCTACAG ATGATTGTGGCCCAGCTTAA